One region of Nycticebus coucang isolate mNycCou1 chromosome 10, mNycCou1.pri, whole genome shotgun sequence genomic DNA includes:
- the VSIG8 gene encoding V-set and immunoglobulin domain-containing protein 8 isoform X1, producing the protein MGMRGAVHLLLVCLSPALLSAVRINGDGQEVLYLAEGDNVRLGCPYILDPEDYGPNGLDIEWMQVSSEPSHPENVFLSYQNKRINHGNLPHLQQRVRFAASDPSQYDASINLMNLQVSDTATYECRVKKTTTASRKVIVTVQARPAVPMCWIEGHMTYGNDVVLKCFANGGSPPLSYKWAKISGHTYPYRASSYLSQHSFHSELSYQESFHSSMNQGLNNGDLVLQDISRADDGLYQCTVANQVGYSVCVVDVKVSDSRRVGMIIGAVLGSLLALACLAVGIWGLVCWCCGGSGAGATRGAFGYSNGGVGGGACCDLASEIREDAMAPGCKASRRGSRVTHLLGYPTQNVSRSLRRKYAPPPCSGSEDVALAPCTATAAATACEAGPSPVYVKVKSAEPADCVQAPLQCKDGLLV; encoded by the exons ATGGGAATGCGAGGAGCCGTCCATCTTCTGCTAGTGTGCCTCAGCCCAG CACTGCTGTCCGCTGTGCGGATCAACGGGGATGGCCAGGAGGTCTTATACCTGGCAGAAGGTGATAATGTGAGGCTGGGCTGCCCCTATATCCTGGACCCTGAGGACTATGGTCCCAACGGGCTGGACATCGAGTGGATGCAAGTCAGCTCGGAGCCCTCACATCCAGAGAACGTG TTCTTAAGTTACCAAAACAAGAGGATCAATCATGGCAACCTCCCCCATCTGCAGCAGAGGGTCCGCTTTGCAGCCTCAGACCCCAGCCAGTACGACGCCTCCATCAACCTCATGAACCTGCAGGTATCTGACACAGCCACCTACGAGTGCAGGGTGAAGAAGACTACCACGGCCAGCAGGAAGGTCATTGTCACTGTCCAAG CACGCCCTGCCGTGCCCATGTGCTGGATTGAGGGCCACATGACATATGGCAATGACGTGGTGTTAAAGTGCTTTGCCAATGGGGGCTCGCCGCCCCTCTCCTACAAGTGGGCCAAGATCAGCGGGCACACCTACCCCTACAGAGCCAGCTCCTACCTCTCCCAGCACAGCTTCCACTCGGAGCTCTCCTACCAGGAGTCCTTCCACAGCTCCATGAATCAAG GCCTGAACAACGGAGACCTGGTGTTGCAAGACATCTCCAGGGCGGATGATGGGCTGTATCAGTGCACAGTGGCCAACCAAGTGGGCTACAGCGTTTGTGTGGTGGACGTGAAGGTGTCAG ACTCCCGGCGTGTGGGCATGATCATCGGAGCCGTGCTGGGCTCGCTGCTCGCGCTGGCCTGCCTGGCGGTGGGCATCTGGGGGCTCGTCTGCTGGTGCTGCGGGGGCTCCGGGGCTGGCGCCACCCGCGGTGCCTTCGGCTACAGCAACGGCGGGGTCGGCGGAGGGGCCTGCTGCGACTTGGCTAGTGAGATCAG AGAGGACGCCATGGCGCCCGGTTGCAAGGCCAGCAGGCGCGGCAGCCGCGTCACCCACCTCCTGGGGTACCCGACGCAGAACGTCAGCCGCTCCCTGCGCCGCAAGTACGCGCCTCCTCCCTGCAGTGGCTCTGAGGACGTGGCCCTGGCGCCCTGCACCGCCACTGCAGCTGCCACAGCCTGCGAAGCGGGCCCCTCCCCTGTGTACGTCAAGGTCAAGAGCGCGGAGCCGGCGGACTGCGTCCAGGCGCCGCTGCAGTGCAAGGACGGTCTTTTGGTGTGA
- the SLAMF8 gene encoding SLAM family member 8 isoform X1 yields the protein MATWSLWGLLLWEVAGAQVLSKVGDSALLVAEQPPGFQVREAIWRSLWPSEELLAVFFQGSLETLYHSRFLGRAQLHGNLSLELGPLQSGDSGNFSVLMVDTRGWTQTQILQLKVYDAVPRPMVRVFISVEGDAQPLKTCQVFLSCWAPNTSDVAYSWRQEGRMDLGVEAHSLFMDGQMLSASLGPGDKDVAYSCIVSNPVSWNMATVIPWESCHGEAGTASYKDALLVAVPVLLLLTLAGVFSAWHWGRCSGKKKDVGAHRVAPETENPLV from the exons ATGGCCACGTGGTCCCTGTGGGGTCTGCTTCTCTGGGAAG TTGCTGGCGCCCAAGTGCTAAGCAAGGTGGGGGACTCTGCACTGCTAGTGGCAGAGCAGCCCCCTGGCTTCCAAGTCCGCGAGGCCATCTGGAGATCTCTCTGGCCTTCGGAGGAGCTCCTGGCCGTGTTTTTCCAGGGTTCCCTGGAGACCCTGTACCACTCTCGCTTCCTGGGCCGTGCCCAGCTGCATGGCAACCTCAGTCTGGAGCTCGGGCCACTGCAGTCTGGAGACAGCGGCAACTTCTCCGTGCTGATGGTGGACACCCGGGGCTGGACCCAGACCCAGATTCTACAGCTCAAGGTGTACG ATGCGGTGCCCAGGCCCATGGTACGTGTGTTCATCTCCGTGGAAGGGGATGCTCAGCCCCTTAAGACATGCCAAGTCTTCTTGTCCTGCTGGGCCCCCAACACCAGTGACGTAGCCTATAGTTGGCGACAGGAGGGGAGGATGGACTTAGGTGTGGAAGCACACAGCCTCTTCATGGACGGACAGATGCTGAGCGCTTCACTGGGACCAGGAGACAAGGATGTGGCCTATTCCTGTATTGTCTCCAACCCTGTCAGCTGGAACATGGCCACAGTCATCCCGTGGGAGAGCTGCCATGGTGAGGCAG GGACAGCCTCCTACAAGGACGCACTGCTGGTGGCCGTACCGGTCTTGCTGCTCCTGACGCTGGCTGGTGTCTTCTCTGCCTGGCACTGGGGTCGCTGCTCAG ggaaaaagaaagatgtcGGTGCTCACAGAGTGGCTCCAGAGACAGAGAACCCCCTCGTGTAG
- the VSIG8 gene encoding V-set and immunoglobulin domain-containing protein 8 isoform X2 — MGMRGAVHLLLVCLSPALLSAVRINGDGQEVLYLAEGDNVRLGCPYILDPEDYGPNGLDIEWMQVSSEPSHPENFLSYQNKRINHGNLPHLQQRVRFAASDPSQYDASINLMNLQVSDTATYECRVKKTTTASRKVIVTVQARPAVPMCWIEGHMTYGNDVVLKCFANGGSPPLSYKWAKISGHTYPYRASSYLSQHSFHSELSYQESFHSSMNQGLNNGDLVLQDISRADDGLYQCTVANQVGYSVCVVDVKVSDSRRVGMIIGAVLGSLLALACLAVGIWGLVCWCCGGSGAGATRGAFGYSNGGVGGGACCDLASEIREDAMAPGCKASRRGSRVTHLLGYPTQNVSRSLRRKYAPPPCSGSEDVALAPCTATAAATACEAGPSPVYVKVKSAEPADCVQAPLQCKDGLLV; from the exons ATGGGAATGCGAGGAGCCGTCCATCTTCTGCTAGTGTGCCTCAGCCCAG CACTGCTGTCCGCTGTGCGGATCAACGGGGATGGCCAGGAGGTCTTATACCTGGCAGAAGGTGATAATGTGAGGCTGGGCTGCCCCTATATCCTGGACCCTGAGGACTATGGTCCCAACGGGCTGGACATCGAGTGGATGCAAGTCAGCTCGGAGCCCTCACATCCAGAGAAC TTCTTAAGTTACCAAAACAAGAGGATCAATCATGGCAACCTCCCCCATCTGCAGCAGAGGGTCCGCTTTGCAGCCTCAGACCCCAGCCAGTACGACGCCTCCATCAACCTCATGAACCTGCAGGTATCTGACACAGCCACCTACGAGTGCAGGGTGAAGAAGACTACCACGGCCAGCAGGAAGGTCATTGTCACTGTCCAAG CACGCCCTGCCGTGCCCATGTGCTGGATTGAGGGCCACATGACATATGGCAATGACGTGGTGTTAAAGTGCTTTGCCAATGGGGGCTCGCCGCCCCTCTCCTACAAGTGGGCCAAGATCAGCGGGCACACCTACCCCTACAGAGCCAGCTCCTACCTCTCCCAGCACAGCTTCCACTCGGAGCTCTCCTACCAGGAGTCCTTCCACAGCTCCATGAATCAAG GCCTGAACAACGGAGACCTGGTGTTGCAAGACATCTCCAGGGCGGATGATGGGCTGTATCAGTGCACAGTGGCCAACCAAGTGGGCTACAGCGTTTGTGTGGTGGACGTGAAGGTGTCAG ACTCCCGGCGTGTGGGCATGATCATCGGAGCCGTGCTGGGCTCGCTGCTCGCGCTGGCCTGCCTGGCGGTGGGCATCTGGGGGCTCGTCTGCTGGTGCTGCGGGGGCTCCGGGGCTGGCGCCACCCGCGGTGCCTTCGGCTACAGCAACGGCGGGGTCGGCGGAGGGGCCTGCTGCGACTTGGCTAGTGAGATCAG AGAGGACGCCATGGCGCCCGGTTGCAAGGCCAGCAGGCGCGGCAGCCGCGTCACCCACCTCCTGGGGTACCCGACGCAGAACGTCAGCCGCTCCCTGCGCCGCAAGTACGCGCCTCCTCCCTGCAGTGGCTCTGAGGACGTGGCCCTGGCGCCCTGCACCGCCACTGCAGCTGCCACAGCCTGCGAAGCGGGCCCCTCCCCTGTGTACGTCAAGGTCAAGAGCGCGGAGCCGGCGGACTGCGTCCAGGCGCCGCTGCAGTGCAAGGACGGTCTTTTGGTGTGA
- the SLAMF8 gene encoding SLAM family member 8 isoform X2: MATWSLWGLLLWEVAGAQVLSKVGDSALLVAEQPPGFQVREAIWRSLWPSEELLAVFFQGSLETLYHSRFLGRAQLHGNLSLELGPLQSGDSGNFSVLMVDTRGWTQTQILQLKVYDAVPRPMVRVFISVEGDAQPLKTCQVFLSCWAPNTSDVAYSWRQEGRMDLGVEAHSLFMDGQMLSASLGPGDKDVAYSCIVSNPVSWNMATVIPWESCHGTASYKDALLVAVPVLLLLTLAGVFSAWHWGRCSGKKKDVGAHRVAPETENPLV, from the exons ATGGCCACGTGGTCCCTGTGGGGTCTGCTTCTCTGGGAAG TTGCTGGCGCCCAAGTGCTAAGCAAGGTGGGGGACTCTGCACTGCTAGTGGCAGAGCAGCCCCCTGGCTTCCAAGTCCGCGAGGCCATCTGGAGATCTCTCTGGCCTTCGGAGGAGCTCCTGGCCGTGTTTTTCCAGGGTTCCCTGGAGACCCTGTACCACTCTCGCTTCCTGGGCCGTGCCCAGCTGCATGGCAACCTCAGTCTGGAGCTCGGGCCACTGCAGTCTGGAGACAGCGGCAACTTCTCCGTGCTGATGGTGGACACCCGGGGCTGGACCCAGACCCAGATTCTACAGCTCAAGGTGTACG ATGCGGTGCCCAGGCCCATGGTACGTGTGTTCATCTCCGTGGAAGGGGATGCTCAGCCCCTTAAGACATGCCAAGTCTTCTTGTCCTGCTGGGCCCCCAACACCAGTGACGTAGCCTATAGTTGGCGACAGGAGGGGAGGATGGACTTAGGTGTGGAAGCACACAGCCTCTTCATGGACGGACAGATGCTGAGCGCTTCACTGGGACCAGGAGACAAGGATGTGGCCTATTCCTGTATTGTCTCCAACCCTGTCAGCTGGAACATGGCCACAGTCATCCCGTGGGAGAGCTGCCATG GGACAGCCTCCTACAAGGACGCACTGCTGGTGGCCGTACCGGTCTTGCTGCTCCTGACGCTGGCTGGTGTCTTCTCTGCCTGGCACTGGGGTCGCTGCTCAG ggaaaaagaaagatgtcGGTGCTCACAGAGTGGCTCCAGAGACAGAGAACCCCCTCGTGTAG